A single region of the Mannheimia bovis genome encodes:
- the htpG gene encoding molecular chaperone HtpG — translation MANQETRGFQSEVKQLLQLMIHSLYSNKEIFLRELISNASDAADKLRFKALSEPALYEGDGELRVRVSIDETLGTITIADNGIGMTREQVIDHLGTIAKSGTKEFLASLGTEQSKDSQLIGQFGVGFYSSFIVADKVTVKTRAAGVPANQGVIWESAGEGEYTIADFEKADRGTEIILHLREEEKAFLNEWRLREIIGKYSDHIGLAVEIQTNEYDDEGKPSGQKWEKINKAQALWTRSKNEISDEEYKEFYKHISHDFADPLLWSHNKVEGKQEYTSLLYVPSKAPWDLFQREQKHGLKLYVQRVFIMDDAEVFMPNYLRFMRGLLDTNDLPLNVSREILQENRVTQSLRSALTKRALQLLEKLAKDDAEKYAQFWKEFGLVLKEGVGEDFANKQQVAGLLRFASTHTDSSEQAVSFADYIARMKEGQKAIYFLTADSYSAAKNSPHLELFNKKGIEVLLLSDRIDEWLISHLTEFDGKPLQSITKSDLDLGDLADKAEDETQKAQEAEFGSFLERAKSYFGERVKNVVLTHRLTDTPAVVSTDSDEMTTQMAKLFAAMGQTAPEVKYTFELNPEHPMVKKVADIASDDEFNEWIELLFEQALLAERGTLENPTAFIKRMNKLLG, via the coding sequence ATGGCAAATCAAGAAACTCGTGGCTTCCAGTCGGAAGTAAAACAGCTTTTACAGCTGATGATCCATTCACTTTACTCTAACAAAGAAATTTTCCTGCGTGAGCTGATCTCAAATGCGAGTGATGCGGCGGATAAACTCCGTTTCAAAGCCCTTTCCGAGCCGGCTCTATATGAAGGCGATGGTGAATTGCGTGTGCGTGTGTCGATTGATGAAACGCTTGGCACTATTACCATTGCCGATAATGGGATAGGTATGACCCGTGAACAGGTGATTGATCATTTGGGCACGATTGCAAAATCCGGCACGAAAGAATTTTTAGCTTCACTCGGCACAGAACAATCCAAAGACAGCCAGCTTATCGGTCAATTCGGTGTGGGATTCTATTCTTCGTTTATTGTAGCGGATAAAGTTACCGTCAAGACCCGTGCCGCAGGTGTGCCGGCAAATCAAGGTGTGATTTGGGAATCAGCGGGCGAAGGGGAATATACCATTGCTGATTTTGAGAAAGCTGATCGTGGTACAGAAATTATTTTGCATCTGCGTGAAGAAGAAAAAGCATTTTTAAACGAATGGCGTTTGCGTGAGATTATCGGCAAATATTCCGATCATATCGGCTTGGCGGTGGAAATTCAAACCAACGAATACGATGACGAAGGCAAACCAAGCGGTCAAAAATGGGAAAAAATTAACAAAGCTCAAGCCCTTTGGACAAGATCGAAAAACGAGATTTCAGACGAAGAGTATAAAGAGTTCTACAAGCACATCAGCCACGATTTTGCCGACCCTCTGCTCTGGTCGCATAACAAAGTGGAAGGCAAACAAGAGTACACCAGCTTGCTCTATGTGCCGAGCAAAGCTCCGTGGGATTTATTCCAACGTGAACAGAAACACGGCTTGAAACTCTATGTACAACGTGTGTTTATTATGGACGATGCGGAAGTCTTTATGCCGAATTATCTACGTTTTATGCGTGGTTTGTTGGATACCAACGATCTGCCGCTCAATGTTAGCCGTGAAATTCTGCAAGAAAACCGTGTTACTCAATCGCTCCGTTCTGCTCTGACTAAGCGTGCCTTACAGTTACTGGAAAAACTGGCGAAAGATGATGCGGAAAAATATGCTCAATTCTGGAAAGAGTTCGGCTTAGTATTGAAAGAGGGCGTGGGCGAAGATTTTGCCAACAAGCAACAGGTGGCAGGTTTACTCCGTTTTGCCTCAACGCACACAGACAGTAGCGAACAAGCGGTCAGTTTTGCCGATTATATTGCAAGAATGAAAGAGGGGCAGAAAGCGATCTACTTCTTAACCGCTGATAGTTATAGTGCAGCCAAAAACAGCCCGCACTTAGAGTTGTTTAACAAAAAGGGCATTGAAGTATTACTGCTTTCCGACCGCATAGATGAGTGGTTAATCAGCCATCTCACCGAATTTGACGGTAAACCTCTGCAAAGTATCACCAAGTCTGATTTAGACTTAGGCGACCTTGCCGACAAAGCGGAAGATGAAACCCAAAAAGCTCAAGAGGCTGAGTTTGGTTCATTCTTAGAGCGAGCAAAAAGCTACTTTGGTGAACGGGTTAAAAATGTAGTGCTCACTCATCGCTTAACAGATACCCCAGCTGTGGTTTCCACCGATAGCGACGAAATGACTACTCAAATGGCAAAACTCTTCGCTGCAATGGGGCAAACTGCTCCGGAAGTGAAATATACTTTTGAACTAAACCCTGAACATCCAATGGTTAAAAAAGTAGCCGATATTGCAAGCGATGATGAGTTCAACGAGTGGATTGAACTACTGTTTGAGCAAGCATTACTCGCCGAACGAGGCACATTGGAAAACCCAACGGCATTTATTAAACGAATGAATAAACTCTTAGGGTAA
- the recG gene encoding ATP-dependent DNA helicase RecG, which yields MSEQLLDGVPLTALSGVGAAISEKLSRIGINNVQDLLFHLPMRYEDRTRITPIADVRPDTYCTIEGYVQLTEVQFGKRPILSVTLSDSTSKIMLKFFNFNAGMKNSLATGVRVKAFGEVKRGRFMAEIHHPEYQIIRNNQPLELAETLTPIYSTTEGLKQASLRKMTEQALAVLNNVKVEELLPDEYNPHKYSLKEALQLLHRPPPTISAEILEKGEHPAQKRLIFEELLAHNLAMQQLRLGVKQQFAEPLTYKTDLKDRFLASLPFQPTNAQSRVTTDIEQDLARPNPMMRLVQGDVGSGKTLVAALAALLAIDNGKQVALMAPTEILAEQHANNFANWLNPFGIEVGWLAGKVKGKARTAQLEAIKNGKVQMIIGTHALFQEAVEFHHLALVIIDEQHRFGVHQRLTLREKGAKNANGQEIYPHQLIMTATPIPRTLAMTVYADLDTSIIDELPPGRTPITTVVISEDRRAEIVQRVYQACKNENRQAYWVCTLIDESEVLEAQAAAAIAEDLQRALPDLRIGLVHGRMKPQEKQDIMASFKTAELDLLVATTVIEVGVDVPNASLMIIENSERLGLAQLHQLRGRVGRGATASHCVLMYKPPLGKISSKRLQVMRDSQDGFFIAEKDLEIRGTGEILGTKQTGMAEFKVADLMRDRKMIPLVQHYAKQIIVENPPLAQKLIKRWLDNKAEYTNA from the coding sequence ATGAGCGAACAACTACTAGATGGCGTGCCTTTAACCGCTCTTTCGGGCGTGGGTGCGGCGATTTCGGAAAAACTGAGCCGTATCGGTATTAATAACGTGCAAGATTTACTGTTTCATCTGCCAATGAGATACGAAGACCGCACCCGTATTACGCCGATTGCCGATGTTCGCCCTGATACTTACTGCACTATTGAAGGCTATGTGCAATTAACTGAAGTGCAGTTTGGTAAACGTCCGATTTTGTCTGTTACACTGTCTGACAGTACCAGCAAAATTATGCTGAAATTTTTCAATTTCAATGCCGGAATGAAAAACAGCCTTGCCACCGGCGTTCGGGTAAAAGCCTTTGGCGAGGTAAAACGTGGACGTTTTATGGCGGAAATTCATCACCCTGAATATCAAATTATCCGCAATAATCAACCCCTTGAATTAGCAGAAACCCTGACACCTATTTATTCCACCACTGAAGGGTTAAAACAGGCTTCATTACGCAAAATGACCGAGCAAGCCTTAGCGGTGTTAAATAATGTAAAAGTGGAAGAACTTCTGCCGGATGAATACAATCCACATAAATATAGCTTAAAAGAGGCGTTGCAATTATTGCATCGTCCGCCACCAACCATTTCGGCAGAAATTCTAGAAAAAGGCGAACATCCTGCCCAAAAACGATTGATTTTTGAGGAATTGCTTGCCCATAATTTAGCGATGCAGCAACTTCGTTTAGGGGTCAAACAGCAGTTCGCCGAGCCACTGACCTACAAAACAGATTTGAAAGATCGCTTTTTAGCAAGCCTACCATTCCAACCAACCAACGCCCAAAGCCGAGTTACGACGGATATTGAGCAAGATTTAGCACGTCCCAACCCAATGATGCGGTTAGTACAGGGCGATGTAGGTTCAGGTAAAACATTGGTTGCTGCTTTAGCCGCTTTGTTAGCGATTGATAATGGCAAGCAGGTTGCCTTGATGGCACCGACTGAAATCTTAGCCGAGCAGCACGCTAATAACTTTGCCAACTGGCTTAACCCCTTTGGCATTGAAGTAGGCTGGCTTGCCGGTAAAGTGAAAGGAAAAGCAAGAACCGCTCAACTTGAAGCCATTAAAAATGGTAAAGTGCAGATGATTATTGGCACACACGCCTTATTCCAAGAAGCTGTGGAATTCCATCATTTAGCCTTAGTAATTATTGATGAACAACACCGTTTTGGTGTGCATCAGCGTTTAACTTTGCGTGAAAAAGGGGCTAAAAATGCGAACGGGCAAGAGATTTATCCGCACCAACTGATTATGACTGCAACGCCAATTCCAAGAACGCTGGCGATGACAGTCTATGCGGATTTAGACACCTCCATTATTGATGAACTCCCACCGGGACGAACGCCTATTACCACGGTGGTGATTTCGGAAGACAGACGGGCTGAAATTGTGCAGCGGGTTTATCAAGCCTGTAAAAACGAAAACCGCCAAGCCTATTGGGTTTGTACCTTAATTGATGAATCGGAAGTGTTAGAAGCCCAAGCAGCAGCAGCGATTGCCGAAGATTTACAACGAGCCTTGCCGGATTTACGTATTGGTTTAGTACATGGACGAATGAAACCGCAAGAAAAACAAGATATTATGGCATCGTTTAAAACGGCGGAGTTGGATTTATTAGTCGCGACCACAGTGATTGAGGTGGGGGTAGATGTCCCTAATGCGAGCTTAATGATCATTGAAAATTCCGAGCGTTTGGGTTTGGCTCAACTTCACCAATTACGTGGACGAGTAGGGCGAGGAGCAACCGCATCCCATTGCGTGTTGATGTATAAACCGCCGCTCGGCAAAATTTCCAGCAAGCGTTTACAAGTAATGCGAGATAGCCAAGATGGCTTTTTCATTGCCGAAAAAGATTTGGAAATTCGAGGCACGGGGGAAATTCTCGGCACAAAACAGACCGGAATGGCAGAATTTAAGGTGGCGGATTTAATGCGAGACCGCAAAATGATTCCACTTGTGCAGCACTACGCCAAGCAAATTATTGTCGAAAATCCACCGCTTGCACAAAAATTAATTAAGCGTTGGTTAGATAATAAAGCGGAATATACCAACGCTTAA
- a CDS encoding nucleoside hydrolase, translating into MAQKIILDCDPGHDDAIAMMLAWGNPNIDLLAVTTVVGNQTLEKVSRNALAVAEIANIRNIPFAKGCPRPLVREVENAPDIHGDSGMDGPKLPEPTQQFSEKHAAQLIIDLVMSHPEKTITLVPTGGLTNIALAARLEPRIIERVKEVVLMGGGYHTGNWSAVAEFNIKIDPEAAHIVFNAGWKVTMVGLDLTHQALATPDVVERLVALNSKPGQFVVELLEFFGKMYKQAQNFDAPPVHDACAVAYVIDPSLIEVQQVPVNIELTGTHTLGMTVTDFRYPPKQCNTWVAKKLDKERFWNLVIDSVKNLG; encoded by the coding sequence ATGGCTCAAAAAATTATTTTAGATTGCGACCCGGGGCACGATGATGCAATTGCGATGATGTTAGCTTGGGGAAATCCGAATATTGATTTATTGGCGGTCACTACAGTTGTAGGCAACCAAACGTTGGAAAAAGTCTCTCGCAATGCGTTAGCGGTGGCGGAAATTGCTAATATTCGCAATATTCCTTTTGCCAAAGGTTGCCCTCGCCCACTGGTGCGTGAGGTGGAAAATGCCCCTGATATTCACGGCGATTCAGGAATGGATGGACCAAAATTACCAGAGCCGACTCAGCAATTTTCCGAAAAACACGCCGCTCAATTAATTATTGATTTAGTGATGTCGCATCCTGAAAAAACCATCACCTTAGTGCCAACCGGCGGCTTAACCAATATTGCGTTAGCCGCACGATTAGAGCCTCGTATTATCGAACGAGTGAAAGAAGTAGTGCTGATGGGCGGAGGCTATCATACCGGTAACTGGAGTGCAGTGGCGGAATTCAATATCAAAATTGACCCGGAAGCCGCTCATATTGTCTTTAATGCCGGTTGGAAAGTAACAATGGTTGGGCTTGATTTAACTCACCAAGCGTTAGCTACCCCTGATGTGGTGGAACGTTTGGTCGCTCTTAACAGCAAGCCGGGGCAATTTGTGGTAGAGCTACTTGAGTTCTTTGGCAAGATGTATAAACAAGCACAAAACTTTGATGCCCCACCGGTACACGATGCCTGTGCGGTGGCTTATGTAATTGACCCGAGCTTAATTGAAGTTCAGCAAGTGCCGGTCAATATTGAATTAACCGGTACTCACACGCTAGGAATGACGGTTACCGACTTCCGCTACCCACCAAAACAGTGCAATACTTGGGTGGCGAAGAAATTAGATAAAGAGCGTTTCTGGAATTTGGTGATCGACTCCGTGAAAAATCTTGGCTAA
- a CDS encoding phospho-sugar mutase — MTIFQVAQNWLAQDPDAETRAELEQLIQAAQTDEKAKAELEARFDGRLQFGTAGLRGRLQAGSQGMNRVLVAQAAGGLAEFVKGYDKSPSIVIGYDGRKNSDVFARDTAEIMAAAGIKTYLLPRKLPTPVLAFAIQYFDTTAGVMVTASHNPPEDNGYKVYLGKANGGGQIVSPADKEIAALIDKVASGSIVDLPRSQDFIVLDDEVVNKYIEKTASLAKQPKAEINYVYTAMHGVGYEVLSKTLAKAGLPQPHLVEAQIQPDGSFPTVNFPNPEEKGALDLAIELAKDKNAEFIIANDPDADRLAVAVPDAQGNWKPLHGNVIGCFLGWYLAKQYHAQGKKGVLACSLVSSPALAEIAKKYGLESEETLTGFKYIGKVENLLFGFEEALGYLVDPDKVRDKDGISAAIMFLDLVCSLKKEGKTLADYTAEFVKEFGAYVSGQISIRVCDLAEIGKLMTALRNNPPADIGGFKVVEFIDHTKTPRQNDILVFILENGSRLIARPSGTEPKIKFYLDARGTDAANAEEVLSQFDASVRALLHQEQYGKQDC, encoded by the coding sequence ATGACTATTTTTCAAGTTGCTCAAAATTGGTTAGCACAAGACCCTGATGCTGAAACCCGTGCAGAGTTAGAACAGCTTATTCAAGCGGCACAAACGGATGAAAAAGCGAAAGCAGAGTTGGAAGCTCGTTTTGATGGACGTTTACAATTCGGTACGGCAGGTTTGCGAGGCAGATTACAAGCAGGCTCTCAAGGTATGAACCGTGTATTGGTTGCACAAGCTGCCGGTGGATTAGCAGAATTTGTGAAAGGTTATGATAAATCCCCTTCTATTGTGATTGGTTACGATGGTCGTAAAAATTCTGATGTGTTCGCCCGCGATACTGCAGAAATTATGGCTGCAGCAGGTATTAAAACCTACCTATTGCCACGTAAATTACCAACTCCGGTGTTAGCTTTTGCCATTCAATATTTTGATACCACCGCAGGTGTAATGGTAACGGCAAGTCATAACCCACCGGAAGATAACGGTTATAAAGTCTATTTAGGTAAAGCTAATGGTGGCGGACAAATCGTTTCACCTGCCGATAAAGAGATTGCAGCATTAATTGATAAAGTGGCAAGTGGAAGTATTGTTGATTTACCTCGCAGTCAAGATTTCATCGTGTTAGATGATGAAGTAGTAAATAAATATATCGAAAAAACAGCCTCACTGGCGAAACAGCCAAAAGCGGAGATCAATTATGTTTATACTGCAATGCACGGTGTGGGCTATGAAGTATTAAGCAAAACCTTAGCTAAAGCCGGTTTACCTCAACCTCATTTAGTAGAAGCACAAATTCAGCCAGATGGTTCTTTTCCTACGGTAAACTTCCCAAATCCGGAAGAAAAAGGGGCATTAGATTTAGCCATTGAATTAGCGAAAGATAAAAATGCAGAATTTATTATTGCAAATGACCCTGATGCAGACCGTTTAGCGGTTGCTGTACCTGATGCTCAAGGTAATTGGAAACCTCTACACGGTAATGTAATTGGTTGTTTCTTAGGCTGGTATTTAGCAAAACAGTATCACGCACAAGGCAAAAAAGGCGTATTGGCTTGCTCGCTGGTATCTTCCCCTGCATTAGCGGAGATTGCGAAAAAATATGGTTTAGAGTCAGAAGAAACGCTTACCGGCTTTAAATACATCGGCAAAGTGGAAAATCTCTTATTCGGCTTTGAAGAAGCATTAGGTTATTTAGTTGACCCTGATAAAGTGCGTGATAAAGACGGTATTTCAGCGGCAATTATGTTCTTAGATTTAGTTTGCAGCTTGAAAAAAGAGGGTAAAACGCTGGCAGATTACACCGCAGAATTTGTGAAAGAATTTGGGGCTTATGTAAGCGGTCAAATTTCTATTAGAGTTTGCGATTTAGCAGAAATCGGTAAATTAATGACCGCTTTACGCAATAATCCGCCGGCAGACATCGGTGGATTTAAAGTCGTTGAATTTATCGATCATACAAAAACGCCACGTCAAAATGATATTTTAGTATTCATTTTAGAAAATGGCAGCCGTTTAATCGCTCGTCCTTCAGGTACTGAGCCAAAAATTAAGTTCTACTTAGATGCTCGAGGTACTGATGCAGCAAATGCCGAAGAAGTACTAAGCCAATTTGATGCAAGTGTGCGTGCATTACTACATCAAGAACAATACGGCAAACAAGATTGTTAA
- a CDS encoding YeeE/YedE family protein — MFWSFLSALIIGGLLGFIFQRSRFCLTGGFRDMYLLKNNRMFYALLIAISVQSIGVVSLMELGYITLPYKDFSLPTTIIGSLIFGMSIILASGCATGTWYHAGEGLISAWIALLMYMISAAAMRFGALSDFTKSMMQYGKIEENLAALLNISIWWLIGILITITGFLVYRTLSKPTLKVASLPPKWTGIRHYLFEKRYHPFFAAVLIGLLAFAAWGVNALYGKSAGLGITGPSANIIRYTVTGDAKLINWGVFLVLGIMLGSYIAAKGSKEFKWRMPDLTTCRNSVIGGLLMGIGASLAGGCTIGNGLTATAIMSAKGWISLFFIMIGVWIMTYFVHIRPTKQPQ; from the coding sequence ATGTTTTGGTCTTTCTTATCAGCCTTGATAATCGGCGGATTACTTGGTTTTATTTTTCAACGCTCCCGCTTCTGCTTAACAGGCGGATTTCGTGATATGTATCTCCTCAAAAATAATCGTATGTTTTATGCTTTGCTAATCGCAATTTCGGTGCAAAGTATAGGCGTAGTTTCCTTAATGGAATTGGGTTATATCACTTTACCTTATAAAGATTTCTCACTCCCAACCACTATTATCGGTTCATTAATTTTTGGTATGAGTATTATCTTAGCAAGCGGCTGTGCTACCGGCACTTGGTATCACGCAGGTGAAGGGTTAATTAGTGCTTGGATTGCATTATTGATGTATATGATTAGTGCTGCTGCGATGCGATTTGGTGCATTAAGTGATTTTACAAAATCAATGATGCAATACGGCAAAATAGAGGAAAACTTAGCTGCTTTATTAAATATATCTATATGGTGGTTAATCGGGATACTTATTACTATTACTGGCTTTTTAGTTTATCGAACATTGTCAAAACCAACACTTAAAGTTGCTTCTTTACCACCTAAATGGACCGGCATTCGCCACTATTTATTCGAAAAACGTTACCACCCATTTTTTGCTGCTGTATTAATTGGATTATTAGCTTTTGCCGCTTGGGGAGTAAATGCTCTGTATGGGAAATCAGCCGGATTAGGCATCACAGGTCCATCGGCTAATATCATTCGTTATACTGTTACCGGAGATGCTAAGTTAATAAACTGGGGAGTATTCCTTGTATTAGGCATTATGCTTGGTTCTTACATTGCAGCCAAAGGGAGTAAAGAGTTTAAATGGCGGATGCCTGATCTAACAACTTGTCGGAACAGTGTCATCGGCGGATTATTAATGGGAATAGGAGCTTCACTTGCCGGTGGTTGTACGATTGGCAATGGTTTAACGGCAACAGCAATAATGAGTGCCAAAGGCTGGATTTCACTGTTTTTTATTATGATCGGAGTGTGGATAATGACTTATTTTGTCCATATCCGACCGACCAAACAACCTCAATAA
- a CDS encoding sulfurtransferase TusA family protein: MRYELDTQGHLCPYPLMEAKKKIVDLNIGDELAIQFTCAEATENLPRWAAENNYPVTHFAQIGDAAWEIVIQKA; encoded by the coding sequence ATGCGTTACGAGCTTGATACTCAAGGGCATCTATGCCCTTATCCATTAATGGAAGCTAAAAAGAAAATTGTTGATTTAAATATTGGCGACGAGTTGGCTATCCAATTTACTTGTGCTGAAGCTACGGAAAATTTACCTCGCTGGGCTGCTGAGAATAATTATCCTGTTACTCATTTCGCTCAAATTGGTGATGCCGCTTGGGAAATTGTTATCCAAAAAGCTTAA
- a CDS encoding tellurite resistance TerB family protein: MDFNKILNQVLNTAKDAATNGLIKGNTTNDQIAKVGGGAAALGLISMLFGRKGGSGLAKLGSLAALGSLAYQAYQRYQEQNASASQLSQDNFEEVDANEASKVILQAMIAAAAADGAITEDEKAAIVAQVSQDPEVLSWISQEMNSPASVEEIARQVGNDQALATQVYLAARAVCTNLERKEIIFLANLANALGLPDALVEQLEKDAGF; this comes from the coding sequence ATGGATTTCAATAAAATTTTAAACCAAGTGTTAAATACGGCAAAAGATGCAGCAACTAACGGATTAATCAAAGGTAATACGACAAATGACCAAATCGCCAAAGTAGGTGGTGGTGCAGCAGCTCTAGGTCTTATTTCAATGTTATTTGGACGCAAAGGCGGCTCAGGTTTAGCGAAATTAGGTTCTTTAGCCGCTCTGGGGAGTTTGGCTTATCAAGCATATCAAAGATATCAAGAACAAAATGCGTCAGCGTCTCAATTAAGCCAAGATAATTTTGAAGAAGTTGATGCGAATGAAGCAAGTAAGGTGATTTTACAAGCAATGATTGCCGCAGCGGCAGCAGATGGTGCAATTACTGAAGATGAAAAAGCCGCAATTGTTGCACAAGTATCACAAGATCCGGAAGTATTATCGTGGATTAGTCAAGAAATGAATAGTCCTGCAAGCGTAGAAGAAATTGCTCGTCAAGTAGGTAACGATCAAGCTCTTGCGACTCAAGTTTACCTTGCTGCTCGTGCAGTATGTACAAACTTAGAGCGTAAAGAAATCATTTTCTTAGCAAACTTAGCGAATGCACTAGGTTTACCGGATGCGTTAGTTGAACAGTTAGAAAAAGATGCCGGATTCTAA
- a CDS encoding YchJ family protein, whose translation MTACNCQSGKKYTECCEPFHLKAEIPQTAEQLMRSRYSAYTLVNIPYIVETTVPNQQKYLDQAAMKTWGENTKWAGLEIIKHLPNLSKIHSQVEFKAFFDTEEGKQAHHELSLFVKIESKWFFVDPTVPLPSQKQNCVCGSGKKFKHCCGHYL comes from the coding sequence ATGACCGCTTGTAACTGCCAATCAGGCAAAAAATATACTGAATGTTGTGAGCCTTTTCATTTAAAAGCTGAAATACCACAAACAGCAGAACAACTTATGCGTTCTCGTTACTCAGCTTATACGCTGGTTAATATTCCCTATATTGTTGAAACTACAGTTCCAAACCAGCAAAAATATCTTGATCAAGCAGCAATGAAAACGTGGGGAGAAAATACAAAATGGGCTGGTTTAGAAATCATTAAACATTTACCTAACCTTTCAAAAATACATAGTCAGGTTGAATTTAAGGCATTTTTTGATACAGAAGAGGGAAAACAAGCACATCACGAATTATCGCTTTTTGTCAAAATAGAGAGTAAATGGTTCTTTGTAGACCCTACTGTTCCTTTACCAAGTCAAAAGCAAAATTGTGTATGCGGATCAGGCAAAAAATTTAAACATTGTTGTGGTCATTATCTTTAA
- the mnmG gene encoding tRNA uridine-5-carboxymethylaminomethyl(34) synthesis enzyme MnmG, with amino-acid sequence MIYNQIYDVIVVGGGHAGTEAALAPARMGLKTLLLTHNVDTLGQMSCNPAIGGIGKGHLVKEIDAMGGLMAIATDFAGIQFRTLNSSKGPAVRATRAQADRVLYRNAVRTALENQPNLDIFQQEVVDILVENNRAVGAVTKMGLIFKSRSVVLTAGTFLAGKIHIGLDNYAGGRAGDPAATMLADRLRDLNLRVDRLKTGTPPRLDARTINFDVLAKQHGDDVLPVMSFMGSVEQHPRQIPCYITHTNEQTHEVIRSNLDRSPMYTGIIEGIGPRYCPSIEDKVMRFSDRNSHQIYLEPEGLNTIEVYPNGISTSLPFDVQMGIVNSMKGLENTRIIKPGYAIEYDYFDPRDLKPTLETKAIEGLFFAGQINGTTGYEEAAAQGLLAGINAGLQVQGKEAWFPTRDQAYTGVLVDDLCTLGTKEPYRVFTSRAEYRLLLREDNADIRLTPIAHQLGLIDEARWVRFNQKMEAIEQERTRLKQTWAHLQMPNLSELNALLSTPLARESSGEDLIRRPEMSYDKLTQIAPFAPAIEDKQAAEQVEIAIKYQGYIEHQYNEIERHKRHENTQIPPEFDYDKVDSLSNEVRAKLMQHRPVSIGQASRISGITPAAISILLVNLKKQGMLKRGEL; translated from the coding sequence ATGATTTATAACCAAATTTACGATGTGATTGTCGTAGGTGGCGGACACGCGGGAACTGAGGCTGCACTTGCTCCCGCCCGTATGGGGTTAAAAACCCTACTTTTAACACATAATGTAGATACTTTAGGGCAAATGTCTTGTAATCCTGCCATTGGGGGGATTGGTAAAGGGCATTTAGTGAAAGAGATTGATGCAATGGGCGGCTTAATGGCGATAGCTACCGACTTTGCAGGGATCCAATTTCGTACATTAAACAGTTCAAAAGGCCCTGCCGTAAGAGCAACCCGTGCTCAAGCAGACCGTGTGCTTTACCGTAATGCGGTGCGTACAGCATTAGAAAATCAACCGAATTTAGATATTTTCCAACAAGAAGTAGTTGATATTTTAGTAGAAAATAACCGAGCAGTAGGTGCTGTTACTAAAATGGGATTAATTTTTAAATCTCGATCTGTTGTGTTAACCGCAGGTACATTCTTAGCCGGTAAGATCCACATTGGTTTAGATAATTATGCAGGTGGTCGAGCAGGTGATCCTGCAGCAACGATGTTAGCTGATCGTCTACGTGATCTGAATTTGCGTGTTGATCGCTTAAAAACAGGAACACCACCACGTTTAGATGCCCGTACCATTAATTTTGATGTATTAGCTAAGCAGCACGGTGATGATGTGCTACCGGTAATGTCTTTTATGGGATCGGTTGAACAGCACCCTCGTCAAATTCCTTGTTATATTACACACACGAATGAGCAAACCCACGAGGTGATCCGTTCCAATTTAGATCGCAGCCCTATGTACACAGGGATTATCGAAGGAATTGGTCCACGCTACTGCCCATCGATTGAAGATAAAGTAATGCGTTTTTCCGATCGTAATTCACACCAGATTTACCTTGAACCGGAAGGCTTAAATACGATTGAAGTTTACCCGAACGGGATCTCAACTAGCTTGCCCTTTGACGTGCAAATGGGGATCGTAAACTCAATGAAGGGCTTGGAAAATACCCGTATTATCAAGCCGGGCTATGCGATTGAATACGATTATTTCGACCCTCGTGATTTAAAACCAACGTTGGAAACCAAAGCTATTGAGGGCTTATTCTTTGCTGGTCAAATTAACGGTACAACCGGTTATGAGGAAGCTGCAGCCCAAGGATTGCTAGCTGGGATTAACGCAGGCTTACAAGTTCAAGGCAAAGAGGCCTGGTTCCCAACTCGTGATCAGGCTTACACCGGCGTATTGGTGGACGATCTCTGCACGCTTGGTACAAAAGAGCCTTACCGTGTATTTACTTCTCGTGCCGAATATCGCTTATTGCTGCGTGAAGATAATGCCGATATTCGTTTAACGCCGATTGCTCACCAATTAGGTTTGATTGATGAAGCACGTTGGGTTCGCTTTAACCAAAAAATGGAAGCGATTGAGCAAGAACGTACTCGCTTAAAACAAACTTGGGCACACTTACAAATGCCTAATTTAAGTGAACTTAATGCGTTATTAAGTACGCCACTTGCCCGTGAATCCAGTGGTGAAGATTTAATTCGTCGTCCAGAAATGAGTTACGATAAACTCACTCAAATTGCCCCGTTTGCTCCAGCTATTGAAGACAAACAAGCAGCAGAACAAGTGGAAATTGCGATTAAATACCAAGGCTATATTGAGCATCAATATAACGAAATCGAACGCCACAAACGCCACGAAAACACCCAAATTCCACCTGAATTTGATTATGATAAAGTGGATAGCTTATCGAATGAAGTACGGGCAAAATTAATGCAACACCGCCCGGTATCTATCGGGCAGGCAAGCCGTATTTCAGGCATCACCCCTGCGGCGATTTCCATTCTGCTTGTGAATTTGAAAAAGCAAGGAATGTTAAAACGCGGTGAGCTGTAA